In Helianthus annuus cultivar XRQ/B chromosome 3, HanXRQr2.0-SUNRISE, whole genome shotgun sequence, a single window of DNA contains:
- the LOC110931760 gene encoding uncharacterized protein LOC110931760 translates to MRNKRGQDPNLFCEFHKDTGHLTDDCFSLKQEIERALRDGKLTHLVKGRKRDYRQIQRREEGADNKKLRKLETHMVQGGPRKPRKNYNKRTQDDSWSKRQVIFPVVRGGPREKRPIVISGVIGHYQTDYIFIDPGSTADIIYEQCFNQFDQEDKARLEPVDYPLTGFCNEAVFPLGQISFPVLLSDGRNSRTEDVMFMVLPAHSRHDILLGRESQ, encoded by the coding sequence atgcgcaacaaaaggggtcaAGATCCCAATCTTTTCTGTGAATTTCACAAGGATACGGGCCACCTAACCGACGACTGCTTCAGTTTAAAGCAAGAAATTGAAAGGGCCCTGAGAGATGGAAAGCTCACCCACTTAGTAAAAGGCAGAAAGCGCGATTACCGCCAAATTCAGAGACGAGAAGAAGGGGCAGATAACAAAAAACTCAGGAAGTTAGAAACCCACATGGTTCAGGGAGGTCCACGAAAGCCAAGGAAAAACTACAACAAGCGCACACAAGACGACTCGTGGAGCAAGCGACAAGTTATTTTTCCCGTTGTTAGAGGGGGCCCAAGGGAAAAGCGACCGATAGTCATCTCAGGAGTAATTGGCCATTACCAAACAGACTACATTTTCATCGATCCGGGAAGCACCGCGGACATCATAtatgaacaatgcttcaaccaatTTGATCAGGAGGATAAGGCGCGCTTAGAACCAGTCGATTACCCACtcactggtttctgcaacgaagcCGTCTTTCCCCTGGGACAGATATCATTCCCGGTGTTACTCTCAGATGGAAGAAATTCAAGAACGGAAGATGTCATGTTCATGGTGTTACCAGCGCATTCAAGACACGACATCCTTCTAGGAAGGGAGTCCCAATGA